A region from the Kiloniellales bacterium genome encodes:
- a CDS encoding GntR family transcriptional regulator, with product MMPRQLVVQPIEARFSLKEHIYDVLKEGITSMNIYADDAQLKLDERQLSEQLGISRTPIREALARLEQEGLVTVIPRRGVFIVRKTKKEILEMITVWAALESMAARLITETASDERIASLRKLFATFENGQIQARMDEYSDRNIDFHQAILEMSGCALLKETAEGLFLHMKGIRARTIGEKDRAKRSIIDHMHIIEALEARDAELAERLVREHTMNLAKHIEENVDYLD from the coding sequence ATGATGCCGCGACAGCTTGTGGTTCAACCCATCGAGGCCCGATTCAGCCTGAAGGAGCACATCTATGACGTGCTCAAGGAGGGCATCACCTCGATGAACATCTATGCCGACGATGCCCAGCTCAAGCTGGACGAGCGCCAGCTATCCGAGCAGCTCGGCATCAGCCGGACGCCGATCCGCGAGGCGCTCGCCCGGCTCGAGCAGGAGGGCCTGGTCACCGTGATCCCCCGGCGCGGGGTCTTCATCGTGCGCAAGACCAAGAAAGAGATCCTCGAGATGATCACGGTCTGGGCGGCGCTGGAAAGCATGGCCGCACGGCTGATTACCGAGACCGCGTCGGACGAAAGGATCGCCTCGCTGCGCAAGCTCTTCGCCACCTTCGAGAACGGTCAGATCCAGGCCCGGATGGACGAGTACTCCGACCGCAACATCGACTTCCACCAGGCGATCCTCGAGATGAGCGGCTGCGCGCTGCTCAAGGAGACGGCCGAAGGCCTGTTCCTGCACATGAAGGGCATCCGGGCCCGGACCATCGGCGAAAAGGACCGCGCCAAGCGCTCGATCATCGATCACATGCACATCATCGAGGCGCTGGAAGCCCGCGACGCGGAGCTGGCCGAACGGCTGGTCCGCGAGCACACCATGAACCTCGCGAAGCACATCGAAGAGAACGTGGACTATCTGGACTGA
- the oxc gene encoding oxalyl-CoA decarboxylase, with product MSAIAQSVEAETKEAAEPGSLTDGFHLVIDALQLNDIKTIYNVPGIPITDLGRYMQAAGMRVLSFRHEQHAGYAAAIAGFLTKKPGVCMTVSAPGFLNGLTALAHATTNCYPMILISGSSEREIVDLQQGDYEEMDQLAIAKPLCKAAYRVLHAQDIGIGIARAIRSALSGRPGGVYLDLPANLLGQVMDAEAGRQSLVKVNDPAPRQLPAPDAVQRALEVLKRAERPLIILGKGAAYAQADAEIRALVEKSGFPFLPMSMAKGLLPDTHPQSAGPARSLVLKESDVVLMIGTRLNWLLSHGKGKTWGGQPKRFVQIDIEPKEMDSNVEIAAPLVGDVGSCVSALLEGMEAGWAPPPADWTGAVEAKKQANIERMAPKLQNNNVPMDFHGALGVLRGVIAERPDAILVNEGANTLDFARSIIDMHKPRKRLDVGTWGVMGIGMGQAIAAAVETGHPVLAVEGDSAFGFSGMEVETICRYDLPICVVVFNNGGIYRGSDVNPAGGPDVATTVFVKDARYDKMIEAFGGKGYYATSPDELRRAVNEAMDSGKPSLVNAVIDENAGTESGRIGNLNPQSVVSKK from the coding sequence ATGTCGGCAATCGCACAAAGCGTTGAGGCCGAGACCAAGGAAGCCGCCGAACCGGGCTCGCTGACGGACGGGTTCCACCTCGTCATCGATGCGCTCCAGCTCAACGACATCAAAACGATCTACAATGTGCCCGGAATCCCGATCACCGATCTGGGCCGCTACATGCAGGCCGCCGGCATGCGTGTCTTGTCCTTCCGGCATGAACAGCACGCCGGCTATGCGGCCGCCATCGCCGGCTTCCTGACGAAGAAGCCCGGCGTCTGCATGACCGTGTCGGCGCCCGGATTTCTCAACGGTCTGACCGCGCTCGCCCATGCCACCACCAACTGCTATCCGATGATCCTGATCAGCGGCTCCTCCGAGCGCGAGATCGTCGACCTGCAACAGGGCGACTACGAGGAGATGGACCAGCTGGCCATCGCCAAGCCCCTCTGCAAGGCGGCCTACCGCGTCCTCCACGCCCAGGACATCGGCATCGGCATCGCGCGGGCCATTCGCTCCGCCCTGTCCGGCCGGCCGGGGGGCGTCTATCTCGACCTCCCCGCCAATCTGCTTGGCCAGGTCATGGACGCCGAGGCCGGACGCCAATCCCTGGTCAAGGTGAACGACCCGGCGCCGCGGCAGCTGCCGGCGCCGGACGCGGTCCAGCGCGCGCTCGAGGTCCTGAAGCGCGCCGAGCGGCCGCTCATCATCCTCGGCAAGGGCGCCGCCTATGCCCAGGCCGACGCGGAGATTCGCGCGCTCGTGGAGAAGAGCGGCTTTCCCTTCCTGCCGATGAGCATGGCCAAGGGCCTTCTGCCCGACACGCACCCGCAGTCGGCAGGGCCGGCGCGCTCCCTGGTGCTGAAGGAGTCCGACGTCGTCCTGATGATCGGCACCCGGCTCAACTGGCTGCTTTCGCACGGCAAGGGCAAGACCTGGGGCGGCCAGCCCAAGCGCTTCGTCCAGATCGACATCGAGCCAAAGGAGATGGACAGCAACGTCGAGATCGCCGCGCCCCTGGTCGGCGACGTCGGCTCCTGCGTCTCCGCCCTGCTCGAGGGCATGGAGGCGGGCTGGGCCCCGCCGCCGGCCGATTGGACCGGCGCCGTCGAGGCTAAGAAGCAGGCCAACATCGAGCGCATGGCGCCGAAGCTGCAGAACAACAACGTGCCGATGGACTTTCACGGCGCGTTGGGCGTCCTGCGCGGCGTCATCGCCGAGCGCCCCGACGCGATCCTGGTCAACGAGGGCGCCAACACCCTCGACTTCGCCCGCAGCATCATAGACATGCACAAGCCGAGGAAGCGCCTGGACGTCGGCACCTGGGGCGTCATGGGCATCGGTATGGGACAGGCCATCGCCGCCGCCGTGGAGACCGGGCACCCCGTGCTGGCGGTCGAGGGCGATAGCGCCTTTGGCTTCTCCGGCATGGAGGTCGAGACCATCTGCCGCTACGACCTGCCGATCTGCGTGGTGGTCTTCAACAACGGCGGCATCTACCGCGGCTCGGACGTCAATCCCGCCGGCGGCCCGGATGTCGCGACCACGGTCTTCGTCAAGGACGCCCGCTACGACAAGATGATAGAGGCCTTCGGCGGCAAGGGCTACTACGCCACCTCTCCGGACGA
- a CDS encoding tetratricopeptide repeat protein, whose product MAAQKTSPQGLAAADLDRLAAEARAALSKGRWTKAETALRDLIARLPAPQASLLYNLGLVLKRQGRLEEALAALDEALALDPGHAKARFERAAALVDLEDFAAAYGGFATYLEAAPEDPDALLNAARLALRLGRGKAASVHAEALERQSPEDPATLLLLAEVAAERGEQETAARHFGRVLHKGSPELRAAALAAMTQRPKGRIPLALDRLMYPGDQSAR is encoded by the coding sequence ATGGCAGCGCAGAAGACATCGCCGCAGGGCCTCGCAGCGGCCGATCTGGACCGTCTGGCGGCGGAAGCCCGGGCGGCCCTCTCGAAGGGCCGCTGGACCAAGGCCGAGACGGCCTTGCGGGACCTGATCGCGAGGCTGCCGGCGCCCCAGGCCTCGCTGCTCTACAACCTCGGCCTGGTGCTGAAACGCCAGGGCCGGCTGGAAGAGGCCCTGGCCGCCCTCGACGAGGCCTTGGCGCTGGACCCAGGGCATGCCAAGGCCCGTTTCGAGCGGGCCGCCGCCCTTGTGGACCTGGAGGACTTCGCCGCCGCCTACGGCGGCTTCGCGACCTACCTCGAGGCCGCGCCGGAAGACCCGGACGCCCTGCTCAACGCCGCGCGCTTGGCGTTGAGGCTCGGAAGGGGCAAGGCCGCTTCGGTTCACGCCGAAGCCCTGGAACGGCAGAGCCCGGAGGATCCCGCGACGCTCTTGCTGCTGGCCGAGGTCGCCGCCGAGCGCGGCGAACAGGAGACCGCTGCACGGCATTTTGGGAGAGTCCTGCATAAGGGTTCGCCTGAGCTGCGTGCCGCGGCCTTGGCTGCCATGACCCAGCGTCCGAAAGGCCGGATCCCACTCGCCCTCGACCGGCTCATGTATCCGGGAGATCAGTCGGCCCGGTAG